Genomic segment of Tolypothrix sp. PCC 7712:
TAAAAAATCAATAATGCACCAAAAAAACACCAATTTGGTGTATATTAAGTATAGTGATACAACTTAGTGTGCTGTTTAAGGCAAAGCTACTTCATTGTTTTTTTGCTGCAAATGCCACATTCGTTCTTCCAATAGGAGGATTCGGAACGCCATGTCACATAAAAACGAAGCTTACTTTGCGTCAGAATCACATTCGACAAAGAGTAGAACGCAGTCGTCTGCCTCTATTCCTGCTGATGGTATTGATTCTGAGACGTATCCAAAATCTAATTCAAAAGCAGAGCAACCGATCATCCCACTAGAGGATGATTTACCTAAAGGTAAGCGTCTATCTGTTAGCTTCTCTAGCAGTGATGTAAAGAAGCTCGACTGGCTGACAAACTCACAGCAGATCACTCAAAATGAGGTGCTGAGGAAGGCGATTGCCACTGAGGAGTATATTCAGCGAGTCGTCCAAACCGGCTGCACAATTCTCGTCCGAAAGCCAGATGGCAGTATTGCAGAAGTAGTTTTTCGGTAATTTAGAAATCAATTTCTATCAACAACTACTCTTTACAAATTTAATGACGGTGCCACAGAATGAACAAGCCGTTTGAAAATAAACAGCCAGAGTTTGAAAGCTATCAGTCAAATGACGATAGCTTCAGTGATGATGAAGAACAACAGCTAAAAGATTGGGAACCGCAGGAAAAACCTTTTGATTTTAGTCCTCCTGGGAAATCAACTTCTGCCATTTTTTGGAAAAAAACTGTTGAGATTGTCAGTAGACCTAAAGTTAGGCGCATTGGAGCTGCGGTAGTTATATTGAGTGCTACCGCCTTGTTAATCTCTGAAGTAGCTAACGCAGAATCGACATAAACCCTAACGAAGTAGATACAAACGACGAGATGGCAGGATTGTAGCCGTGTGATACGCCGCTAATCAATCCTCCCTCTCTTACTTTTCGTTGTTTAGGGACTGATGTACTGATTCAGAAAAATTTTACCTCTCCCAATTTGGCGCAGATATAGCAAGATGCTGTTGGCGAAAGTGTTACGAACTCATAGACAAAAGTATTACAACTAAAAGCTGTAACGATAGATTCAAGGTAGGAGGTTACGTAATACTGGTATTTACCTATAACGGCAAAATAAACTAGAGTAGGTTTGTAATGATTGAAACAGGCGTAAATAAGTAAACCAAAATTTTCAACAATAACGAATTTACTAGGTTTGAGTTTTTGCTCTAGCTAGCTTTGCCACTCTAGGTATTTACAAGTATGGGGTGAAATGAGCAGGCGAACAGAAACTTACGCTAAGGAATTGATTAGCCATTTTGAATCTTGCGATCGCCACGGATAAGACTGTACCAATTGAAGTCTCTGAAATTTAGGAGCTTCAAACCCTTGCTGTGCCGTATTAAATTGTTGCACCAAATAATCTATAGGTTTTGTTCTGCGGCCATTTTATCCTTTTAAAACGGTCACCTTATCCTTTAAGCGACAACTTTATCCTTTAAGTTACATCAGTTGCGGCAATATTATGGGTTAACCGACATTTACTTTATCCTCTAACACTCAACTTCTACATCGCACCGCTACATCTACACCTATGGGCATGGTTTGAGGGCTTCGCAATGCTTTAGTCTTCATAGTTACCATTACAAATCGGCACTTTTAAATGAAAAGCTGCCTAGAGAAACCAAGCAGCAAGTTAATAAACACTAAGTCAATTCTAACCCCATGAACATCGAGCAAACAGTTAACATTCAAGTTAATGTAAATCCTCAAATTCACCAGAACTGTGAATTTAAATCTGCGTATGAGCATTTTGAAAGATTGCTCCATGTTGATGATAGTTATTTCAGTGGTCTAAACGTTGGAGAGATGCGAACTTACCGATTTAAGAATGGTGATGCTATCGTCTATTCCTTAGTTAGTGAAGCATCTAGCAATGGCATAAAAAACTATGTCATTGAAATTGAACATTTTATACCCAAGAACGCTTGGGAAGCTTTAAAACAAAACCAAGGACTATTTAAAAAGTGTTGGCGTATTCTTCAACGTGGGGTTGCTCGTGCTGACAGTTTTGAGTTTTACATACAGATTGCTATAGCAATTGGCGTTTTATCAATTCTATTTGCATCGAAGATTGTTTCAAGTGATGTGCCAGAGATAAAAAATCGTCCTCCCGTACCTGAACACCAAGCACCGAAGTTACCAGAGAACAAATAAATTGAGTGATAAATAAGTTTTAAGGGGCGTGTCGCTTACGATCAAGGTAAAGCAGATAACCCCATTAAGTACTTTGCGGCCCCAGAGAATCAAGACTTAGGCGTAGTTAAATATCTCCGAAAGCCAGTCTACAAACTGGATTTAGCCCCTTTTCCTACATCCTCTTGACAAAAGTGCAATCACTCTAACCTCTCACTGATGTTCCTGCCCTGTGTAACTTAAGCATGTACGCCGTCAGATGTTGCCAAAAGTTGATATCACTCGCTGATAGCAACGATTTATCAACCGACGCTATGGGAGCAAGCCGCAACCAGAGAAAAACCCCTTCACTGTACCCCAACAGCTGCATAATAAAGGACGGTATTGGAAACCACCATTCTCAATACCGTAGCTTGCGGGGAGTCATGAGCAAAGATACAGAACCAGTCGAGTTAGTTGTAGTCCAAAAATTAGAAAATGCCCTCAGTGCCAATATTGAGGCGTACTTTGCTGGTGTCATTGACTCTGAACCCGATGTTTTGGAGGAACTGCTGAAATCTAAAAATAGTGAGGGAACTCGTCGGGCTTACCGCAAAGATATCACGGATTTTTTTACGCGCATGACGGGACTGCGCCCGAATCGGGATTCTATCTTGGAGTTTTTACACCTGGACGGTCACAAAGCCACGCTGGTAGTGACTAAATATAGAGCCATACTTGCGTCAGCTGGATTAGCACCTAACACGATTAACCGCCGACTGGCGGCAATAAAATCTCTGGTGGCCTACGGGCGAAAGCTGGGGGTGTGCAACTATGCGGTGGATGTGGATAGTATTCCAGTGCAGGCTTACCGCGATACTAGCGGTGTCAGCGAACAAGAATTTTTGAGCGTAATTAAAGAGTGCGATCGCTCGACGTTAGTGGGGAAGCGGGACTATGCTTTGTTGCTGCTGCTGTGGGGTAATGCGCTGAGGAGAAATGAGGTCAGCACCTTGGACTTGAGACATTTTGACGGTACTAAGGGAACGCTATCAATTTTGAGTAAGGGCAAGCAAGTCCGAGAGACAGTTAATTTGCCAAAAGTCACTGTCATAGCGATTACTGACTGGTTGATTGCCCGTGGTGGCGATATGTCTTCGTCCCGCCCGTTGTTTACTTCGGTTGATTTTTATGCAGAAGGTCACAGGTTAACCGGGGATGGTATCTATAAAATAGTCAAACGCTTGTTTAAACGGGCTGGGGTTGAAAAACATATGTCGCCGCACCGATGCCGCCACAGTGCTATCACTGCTGTACTTGAAAAAACTGATGGCAATGTGCGTAAAGCTCAGAAACTCAGCAGACACGCTAAACTAAATACGCTCCAAATTTACGACGACAACCGCAATCGTGACCAACTGGAAATGTCTGAATTATTGATGGATGGGTTGGATTGAATACGTTGCCACTTGTTAGAACTTCAGTTCAATGGGTGCCAAATTGCAGAATCTTTCAGGGATGTCGGCTCAATGCCCAATAGCTCTATTTAGCAGAATTAAAAGGATCTAGAAAACGCTTCATTATTCAGTTAGATTTTGGCGATAGCAACCATGTGACAGGGACTTTCGCCCCGTTCGAGTAAACGAATTGTATCTGGTATCCTGGCAGACTCCCTATTGTAATTGACTACTCTTCTAAAAGTGTTTTTGCTGCCTCATCTAATCTTTGGTTGGCCTCTTTGAACAAATCAAAAGAGCGTCTGGTAGCAACGCCGGAAACAAGAGATATTGTTGCTGTTGCTACAGATGCCGTTATGTTTCCTTTCGACAATGAGACAGCAGTTAAAACACCAAAACTTCCAGCTACTATTGCTAGAGTAATAGCAGTGTTAAAGCTCCATTTAGCTTGTCGAGAGCGCTCTTCATACCATTGTTTTGAGATATCATAAGAGACTACAATACTCTGTGTTCTTGCTGTTGTTACAAGTTGGTTCATTGGTTTATCTTGCAAATGGGGTGTAATAGCAAATGAGTTTTTGTCTTGCATAGCTTGTTCATCCTTTCGTTGTGATTTTTGAAACCAGCCTGGTTATTTAGTAAGCTCTCAAGCAAGTGTTCTAATTTAGAGACTGTCAATCTACGTTATTCCTGTAGTTGAGCATTAATGCCAGTTGCTTAACCTGCTAACCCAGTTATATCAGCCTTTTTCATGGGTTTTGGTAGCTGGAACTCTTAAGAGTTCCGACCCATTTTGATCGATCTGACTTATTGGATTCTTTAACCTTGGTTTCTTTTGTAGGGCCACATATTTTCTACCTGAATTTGAAGGTAGGCTTTGAACATCCCTAACAAGTGAAAGCCAGTCATAATGTTGACCCATAGTTTAGGTTTTTTCTTCTGAACAAGTTGTTGATAACGCCAATCATTCAAGTCAGCCTGCCAATCCTCGGGAAGTAGACTAGCTAGAAAGCCTTTCAGTTCTACTAGTCGCTGTCGATTCCTCTGTTTTTGCACCAGAACTAACACAATCAAAAGTAGAACCAACCCTAGCAAGAACATTAAACCCAGAACCAACCCCAGGAACAGATCATGCGCTACCACAAACCCCAGAACCAACCCCAGTCCTATAACCAAAAGCAGAACCAACTCTAGCAGCAACCCCAAACACCGAAGCCACGGGCCGAAGATTCCATCCTTTGGGGCGAATGCCCATAACACCAAACAGAACCCTAGCCACAGTACCAGAAACAGTCCTAATCCCTGCCCTAACCCTAACCCTAGAACCAACGCCAACCCTAGAACCAACGCCAACCCTAGAACCAACACCAACCCTAGAACCAACCCCAGCCCTAGAACCAGGAACAACATCTGTAACAGCCCCATATTCAACGTTAGGCTCAACAGCAGTTTCTGCGGCTTTAGCTCCGGCAGTTTCTGCTTCAACGTTAGGCTCAACAGCAGTTTCTGCGGCTTTAGCTCCGGCAGTTTCGGCTGCTCCATCTCCGGCTGGAACTGCCGTTCCAGGCATTCCTGTATGAATTTTTCAAAATTGTCAAAATAAACTTCGTCTGATTGTTCCATCTGTTTAAGTTCCTTGCAGGCCAGGTTGACCTTGTGCTGCACCACGATTAGCTAATTTCTCGCGGTATTCTTGAACTTCCCTTAGCACGTTTGCTCCTAAACCCGTTACTTTGTAGTATTTACGCCTAGCTCCACCTGTTTCATCTTGCTCGTCACCCCATTTCCAACTAACTAATCCCTTCTTCTCAAGTCTGTTCAATGTAGGGTACAAACTTCCGAATCCAATTGGAATGGGTCTACCGTCATTTAATCCATCCAATATTTCCAGCCCATACATCTCTAATCCTCGTAGCAGAGTGAGAATATCCTCTTCTAAGGCTGAAAGCTTTACTCCATCTGTTTCATGCTTTTTTTCACTCATGTCTTAATATGACAATTCATCGCTTGTAATTAATATAGTACTATACAAACATATAAAACTATAAAATTATCAAAAATTCATTTTGATGCCATCCGTGAGAGGTTAAGGTAATTGCAAATTGTCACTTTGCAATCAGGTCTTTTTTGGACTTGAGGTGCGACCGAGCAATAAAGCTACGCAGTCGAACTAAAAAAGATGCTTGCAGCACAATAATTTCTGTTTGAATAAAATAGCGTTGCTTACTTTTTACTTAGTCCCTAAATTTATTTGGATTTTCTGCGCTTTCCAATCGACCACGCGACTTCTCCTCGCTTCCTAGTTCCTGCCCTGGTAAAGACAAAACCTGCATCTTCAAACTGTGTACCGTATCCGCGAACAGTAGAAGGAGATAATTTCAGTAGAGCGGCCAGTTCTTGAGTGCTGAGGAGCCAACCATTCTTATAAGCTTCTTCTAATGCTCTCAAGTGAGCAACTGGGTCAGGAGCTAATGCCGGAAGCTGGCGGACGATAGCGGGAATCAGCCTTGTAACCAAACCTTCAATCAGTTGTGGCAGTTGACCGAATTGACTGGCGGTCAGTCCGGTCACTGTTAACTGAGCGTCTCCCTGACTGGCAGACTCCGTGTAAGAATCAAAATCCTCCTGCTGAGTGCCTCCCTGACTGGCATAACGGTCAGCGAACTCCGCCATACTGCCTCCCGTTTTCATGTGAGTGTCTAGCAGATCCAGCAATTCTAACTGCTCTCCACTGATGTAAGACTTATTGCCAATTTTGGTTGGCTTGATGCCTAACCGATTTATGCGGTCATAGAGGACGGATTTAACAATTCCGTACTTATCAGGAAGCTGGGCTACTGGCACTCGGTCGATTTTGGTCATAGTCGGCGGTCAGACTGGCAGACTGTTTGGATAACAGCATAAACTTAGCGCTCTTAATTGGCAATTCGCGTAAAGCAGCATTGGGAAATGGACTGAAACGGTGCGCGTTTGCCTCTGGTGTCAGCGAAACCGATAAGTTCTATTATCGGTGATCGCTCCCTAGTAAGTTTCCCATATAACCAGGGGGCGATCACGCCTTTGGTGTTGAGGAAGCGGAGATTCATTCAGATTAATTTTGTTGCTAAATTGAACCAAGCACTCCTGTGTTTGGCGGTTATAAGTTGCTTGTGTCACTCTCCTTTCAACAAAACGCAAACTTTAAAACTCTGCTTGGGGTCATACAACTCCATTGCTTTACTCCTCAAGCCATCCACTCTGCATAAGCGTTTCCCGAATTCGTCAACAGTATTCTTTGGGGTTTACGGTGATAGACGCGATTGAATGAAAGCATAGCCATGATCAAACCTTGGTATCATC
This window contains:
- a CDS encoding PadR family transcriptional regulator, giving the protein MSEKKHETDGVKLSALEEDILTLLRGLEMYGLEILDGLNDGRPIPIGFGSLYPTLNRLEKKGLVSWKWGDEQDETGGARRKYYKVTGLGANVLREVQEYREKLANRGAAQGQPGLQGT
- a CDS encoding TRADD-N-associated membrane domain-containing protein; translation: MQDKNSFAITPHLQDKPMNQLVTTARTQSIVVSYDISKQWYEERSRQAKWSFNTAITLAIVAGSFGVLTAVSLSKGNITASVATATISLVSGVATRRSFDLFKEANQRLDEAAKTLLEE
- a CDS encoding tyrosine-type recombinase/integrase, coding for MSKDTEPVELVVVQKLENALSANIEAYFAGVIDSEPDVLEELLKSKNSEGTRRAYRKDITDFFTRMTGLRPNRDSILEFLHLDGHKATLVVTKYRAILASAGLAPNTINRRLAAIKSLVAYGRKLGVCNYAVDVDSIPVQAYRDTSGVSEQEFLSVIKECDRSTLVGKRDYALLLLLWGNALRRNEVSTLDLRHFDGTKGTLSILSKGKQVRETVNLPKVTVIAITDWLIARGGDMSSSRPLFTSVDFYAEGHRLTGDGIYKIVKRLFKRAGVEKHMSPHRCRHSAITAVLEKTDGNVRKAQKLSRHAKLNTLQIYDDNRNRDQLEMSELLMDGLD